In Paenibacillus sp. FSL M7-0420, a single genomic region encodes these proteins:
- a CDS encoding ZIP family metal transporter, translating into MAGALLGSFLSAMATVLGVIPILFVRRLSELWKDVLVAFTAGIMVSASTFGLMPQAIRESGITALTLGLITGVLLLDLIESHIPHIDVENKPGLSNLDSKALLVMIALFIHNIPEGLSTGFSYASEQTSLGPMVAIAIGAQNMPEGLILAIFLMNARASRRKALTIAALTGLMEMVSAVIGYFTASYVQNVVGYGLAFAAGAMLFIVYKELIPESHGHGFERPSTYSFIFGLLAMVYITQFFG; encoded by the coding sequence TTGGCGGGTGCACTTTTAGGCAGCTTTTTGTCTGCCATGGCAACGGTGCTGGGCGTTATTCCTATTCTGTTCGTAAGGCGGCTGTCCGAGCTGTGGAAGGATGTGCTGGTGGCCTTCACGGCCGGGATCATGGTCTCTGCAAGCACCTTCGGGCTGATGCCGCAGGCAATCAGAGAATCGGGTATTACTGCGCTGACACTGGGGCTGATTACCGGCGTATTGCTGCTCGATCTGATCGAGAGTCATATTCCGCATATCGATGTGGAGAATAAGCCCGGCCTCAGCAATCTGGATTCCAAAGCGCTGCTCGTCATGATTGCGCTGTTCATTCATAACATCCCCGAAGGGCTTAGCACAGGCTTCAGCTATGCCAGCGAGCAGACAAGCCTCGGCCCGATGGTGGCGATTGCGATTGGCGCGCAGAATATGCCGGAAGGGCTGATTCTGGCAATCTTCCTCATGAATGCCCGCGCCAGCCGGCGTAAGGCGTTGACGATAGCAGCGTTGACCGGTCTGATGGAGATGGTGTCGGCTGTGATCGGGTATTTTACAGCCAGCTATGTACAGAATGTGGTTGGATACGGGCTGGCATTCGCAGCCGGGGCAATGCTCTTCATCGTGTATAAGGAGCTGATCCCGGAGAGCCATGGCCACGGCTTTGAACGGCCCTCGACGTATTCATTTATCTTCGGGCTGCTGGCGATGGTCTATATTACGCAGTTTTTTGGCTAG
- a CDS encoding aldo/keto reductase gives MYIANPERYDTMKYNRTGRSGLLLPAISLGLWHNFGGNDVFENGRAMVRRAFDLGITHFDLANNYGPPAGSAEESFGQMLKKDLAPYRDELIISSKAGYYMWPGPYGEWGSKKYLVSSLDQSLKRMGLDYVDIYYHHRPDPNTPLEETMSALDLLVRQGKALYVGISNYRPEEAREAAQILRRLGTPCLIHQPNYSMMSRWIEDGLQDVLEEEGIGTIAFSPLQKGILTDRYLNGIAADSRAAGPSVFLSKKELTPEVLAKVGKLNEIAAARGQKMSQLALSWVLRGGKVTSALIGASKISQIEDAVASLNAPELSAEELEQIETILRG, from the coding sequence ATGTATATCGCCAATCCTGAACGCTATGACACGATGAAATATAACCGCACCGGACGCAGCGGCCTGCTGCTGCCGGCCATCTCCCTCGGGCTGTGGCATAATTTCGGAGGCAATGATGTCTTCGAGAACGGCCGCGCTATGGTCCGCCGGGCGTTTGACTTAGGAATCACCCACTTCGACCTCGCTAATAACTACGGTCCGCCCGCCGGCTCTGCCGAAGAGAGCTTCGGGCAGATGCTGAAGAAGGATCTTGCCCCTTACCGCGATGAATTGATCATCTCCAGCAAAGCAGGATACTATATGTGGCCCGGCCCTTACGGTGAATGGGGCTCCAAGAAGTATCTCGTCTCCAGTCTGGATCAGAGCCTGAAGCGGATGGGGCTAGATTATGTAGACATCTACTACCACCACCGTCCAGATCCGAATACGCCGCTGGAAGAAACCATGTCTGCCCTCGACCTGCTGGTACGCCAGGGTAAGGCGCTGTACGTCGGCATCTCGAACTACAGACCGGAGGAAGCGCGTGAAGCCGCGCAGATTCTCCGCCGCCTAGGCACGCCGTGCTTGATCCATCAGCCGAACTATTCAATGATGTCGCGCTGGATTGAGGACGGCCTGCAGGATGTGCTGGAGGAAGAGGGCATCGGCACCATCGCCTTCTCCCCGCTGCAAAAGGGGATTCTGACCGACCGCTACCTGAACGGCATCGCAGCTGATTCCCGCGCAGCCGGTCCGAGTGTCTTCCTCTCGAAGAAGGAGCTCACGCCTGAGGTGCTTGCCAAGGTTGGCAAGCTGAACGAGATTGCGGCTGCACGCGGACAGAAGATGTCCCAGCTCGCCTTATCGTGGGTGCTGCGCGGCGGCAAGGTGACCTCTGCACTGATCGGGGCAAGCAAGATCAGCCAGATCGAGGATGCCGTAGCTTCACTGAATGCGCCTGAGCTAAGCGCGGAAGAGCTGGAGCAGATTGAGACAATTCTGCGCGGATAA
- the msrA gene encoding peptide-methionine (S)-S-oxide reductase MsrA, protein MTSNDTLQLATFAGGCFWCMVKPFDELPGIVSVVSGYTGGHTENPTYEEVGSEATGHREAVQIVYDPELFPYERLLEIYWQLIDPTDDGGQFMDRGHSYAPAIFVHNEEQRKLAELSKERLKASKRFKAPIVTPILPAAPFYPAEAEHQQYYRTHPLDYKLYQKGSGRDDFTALHWNSREDKKRLRGQLTELQYEVTQNKGAEPAYQNAYWDHFEEGLYTDVISGDPLFSSADKFDSGTGWPSFTGPVEEGIIRREADYSGGQVRTVLRSRLSGAYLGYLTFDGPEPAKQHYHIYSAALQFVPKAELEDRGLGRYVRL, encoded by the coding sequence TTGACTTCGAATGATACGCTGCAGCTGGCGACCTTCGCCGGCGGCTGCTTCTGGTGTATGGTCAAGCCGTTTGACGAGCTGCCGGGCATCGTCTCGGTAGTGTCAGGTTATACAGGCGGGCACACGGAGAATCCGACTTATGAAGAGGTAGGGTCGGAAGCTACCGGGCACCGGGAGGCGGTGCAGATTGTCTATGATCCGGAGCTGTTCCCGTATGAACGGCTGCTGGAGATCTATTGGCAGCTGATCGATCCGACGGATGACGGCGGGCAGTTCATGGACCGGGGGCATTCTTACGCTCCGGCGATCTTCGTTCACAATGAAGAGCAGCGGAAGCTGGCGGAGCTGTCGAAGGAGAGGCTGAAGGCCAGCAAGCGCTTCAAGGCGCCGATTGTGACGCCCATCCTGCCGGCTGCGCCGTTCTATCCGGCGGAAGCGGAGCATCAGCAGTATTACCGGACCCATCCGCTGGATTATAAGCTGTATCAGAAGGGCTCGGGCCGTGACGACTTCACAGCGCTGCACTGGAACAGCCGTGAGGATAAGAAGCGGCTGCGGGGGCAGCTTACAGAGCTGCAATATGAGGTCACCCAGAACAAAGGCGCGGAGCCTGCCTACCAGAATGCGTATTGGGACCACTTCGAGGAAGGCCTCTATACGGATGTGATCAGCGGTGATCCGCTGTTCAGCTCGGCAGACAAATTCGACTCCGGGACAGGCTGGCCCAGCTTCACGGGTCCGGTGGAAGAGGGGATAATCCGGCGGGAAGCCGATTACAGCGGCGGACAGGTGCGGACCGTGCTGCGCAGCAGGTTAAGCGGAGCTTATCTGGGGTATTTAACCTTTGACGGCCCGGAGCCGGCGAAGCAGCATTATCATATCTATTCTGCCGCCCTTCAGTTCGTCCCCAAGGCAGAGCTTGAAGACAGAGGGCTGGGTCGGTATGTGAGACTCTGA
- a CDS encoding S-layer homology domain-containing protein produces MIKYLKVILCIMLLGAVLPSYAYGANDAADLSYRVGITVTDSSGSPKSSFEVGEKILVKLSLAYTGAGRAPVYGFQGKLQFDSYVLENTGVKMEKDISMKVSDGAINYVYLDMTAKGTEDAILKNIGTAVFQAKNSGTFSLSSSGFILTNKDATHRYIEPVEAVPIIVGDGVKDASKSLLYENIVAAKALLASVTIADNPKNIYYPDHWYPTKSAQTLRAVIAEAEAVFNNKDALASEISEAIEKLSKGVSDFENSKITGPKRWAAPAGNTTADSTAVDLYYSVKASVKGGNGKIAEGFEVQTIRATTSATIRMIPDEGFETEYIFVNGEKFIGHDIYTIPEVSRDTLVVVTFARKTPFTDIAHDDWFYSSVRYVYNKGLFTGTSETEFSPSGKMSRAMLATVIYRMENKPDVTFVSVFSDVLSGRWYSNPVIWANQKNIVNGYDKGKFAPNEAITREQIAVMLHRYAKVKGVGLQAKNSSLSFKDANQISGYAKESVAWAVSKGIMKGNTDLTINPSGLATRAEVATMLERFNELN; encoded by the coding sequence ATGATCAAATACTTAAAAGTTATTTTGTGCATCATGCTTCTAGGGGCTGTTCTACCATCCTATGCCTACGGCGCAAATGATGCGGCAGACCTTAGTTATCGTGTGGGCATCACCGTAACGGACAGCTCGGGTTCCCCGAAATCATCATTTGAAGTCGGGGAAAAAATACTGGTTAAGCTTAGTCTTGCCTATACTGGTGCCGGAAGGGCACCGGTATATGGCTTTCAGGGAAAGCTGCAGTTTGATTCTTATGTACTGGAAAATACCGGTGTGAAGATGGAAAAGGACATTTCAATGAAAGTTTCCGATGGTGCCATCAACTATGTTTATCTGGATATGACCGCGAAAGGAACAGAGGATGCCATACTGAAAAATATCGGAACGGCTGTATTTCAAGCTAAAAATAGCGGCACGTTCAGCCTTTCTTCAAGCGGCTTCATTCTAACCAACAAAGATGCGACACACCGGTATATTGAACCGGTTGAAGCTGTGCCAATCATTGTGGGCGATGGAGTAAAGGATGCCTCAAAATCTCTGTTATATGAAAACATTGTTGCTGCAAAAGCTTTACTTGCTTCAGTGACGATTGCGGATAATCCCAAAAACATCTATTACCCGGATCATTGGTATCCAACCAAATCCGCGCAAACATTGAGAGCTGTGATTGCCGAGGCTGAGGCTGTTTTTAATAACAAGGACGCGCTGGCTTCGGAAATCTCTGAGGCTATCGAAAAGCTTAGCAAGGGCGTTTCCGATTTCGAAAACTCCAAAATTACCGGTCCGAAACGTTGGGCTGCTCCGGCCGGCAATACCACAGCCGATAGCACCGCAGTGGATCTTTACTATTCCGTTAAAGCTTCGGTTAAAGGCGGAAATGGCAAAATTGCCGAGGGCTTTGAAGTCCAAACCATTCGTGCAACAACCTCTGCCACCATCCGAATGATTCCGGATGAAGGGTTTGAAACCGAATATATCTTTGTCAACGGTGAGAAATTTATAGGCCATGACATTTACACCATTCCAGAGGTTAGCCGTGACACCCTTGTGGTTGTTACCTTTGCGAGAAAAACTCCTTTTACAGATATAGCACATGACGATTGGTTCTATTCTTCTGTAAGGTATGTGTACAACAAGGGACTATTCACGGGAACCTCTGAAACGGAATTCTCACCCTCCGGGAAGATGAGCCGTGCCATGCTGGCCACTGTAATCTATCGTATGGAGAATAAACCGGATGTTACATTTGTGAGTGTATTCTCTGATGTTCTAAGTGGCCGCTGGTATTCAAATCCGGTGATTTGGGCCAATCAAAAGAACATTGTTAACGGGTATGATAAGGGTAAATTCGCTCCCAATGAGGCCATCACCCGTGAGCAAATTGCTGTTATGCTGCATAGATACGCAAAGGTTAAAGGTGTTGGCCTTCAAGCTAAAAATTCAAGCCTGAGCTTCAAAGATGCCAATCAAATTTCAGGCTATGCCAAAGAGTCCGTTGCTTGGGCTGTGTCCAAGGGCATTATGAAGGGCAACACGGATTTAACTATCAATCCTTCGGGTCTTGCTACCCGAGCGGAGGTTGCCACGATGCTCGAAAGGTTTAATGAGCTGAATTGA
- a CDS encoding aldo/keto reductase has product MKTNRLGQSDLHVSAMGLGCMSLGTEEAQATAIIHEALERGINFLDTADLYDEGRNEEIVGQAIRHRRADVILATKVGNRRIPGKEGWSWDASKAYIRSAVKESLRRLQTDYIDLYQLHGGTLEDDIDETIEAFEELKREGVIRHYGISSIRPNVIREYVQRSGIVSVMSQYSILDRRPEESILPLLGRAGISLIARGPLASGILTDHGRSKAQRAYLDYTEAELTSLHEQLMSQTTLTRTLTQTALQYPLADPAVAAVIPGASSLEQLRQNMAAARSQPLSALELEAVRDSSKAGRYTLHV; this is encoded by the coding sequence ATGAAGACTAACCGATTGGGGCAATCCGATTTACATGTAAGTGCCATGGGGCTTGGCTGCATGTCGCTGGGGACAGAGGAAGCGCAGGCCACCGCCATTATCCACGAAGCGCTCGAACGCGGAATCAACTTCCTGGATACCGCCGACCTCTACGATGAGGGCCGCAATGAGGAGATTGTCGGTCAGGCCATCCGGCACCGCCGCGCCGATGTGATCCTGGCGACCAAGGTGGGCAACCGCAGAATTCCCGGCAAGGAAGGCTGGAGCTGGGATGCCTCCAAGGCCTATATCCGCTCCGCTGTGAAGGAGAGCCTGCGCAGGCTGCAGACCGATTATATTGACCTGTATCAGCTGCACGGAGGAACGCTGGAGGATGATATCGATGAGACGATTGAAGCCTTCGAGGAGCTGAAGCGGGAAGGGGTTATCCGGCATTACGGCATCTCCTCCATCCGGCCGAATGTGATCAGGGAATATGTGCAGCGCTCCGGCATCGTCAGCGTGATGAGCCAGTATAGCATTCTCGACAGACGCCCGGAGGAGAGCATTCTTCCGCTGCTGGGCCGCGCAGGCATCAGCCTGATTGCGCGGGGGCCGCTGGCTAGCGGCATTCTGACCGATCATGGCCGCAGCAAGGCACAGCGGGCATACCTGGACTATACGGAGGCCGAGCTCACGTCCCTGCATGAGCAGCTGATGAGCCAGACCACCCTTACCCGGACGCTGACGCAGACCGCGCTGCAATATCCGCTGGCCGATCCGGCGGTAGCCGCCGTGATCCCGGGGGCCAGCAGCCTGGAGCAGCTGCGGCAGAATATGGCGGCTGCCCGCTCGCAGCCGCTCTCTGCACTGGAGCTTGAAGCTGTACGGGATTCCAGCAAGGCAGGACGGTATACTCTGCACGTGTAG